One genomic window of Quercus lobata isolate SW786 chromosome 9, ValleyOak3.0 Primary Assembly, whole genome shotgun sequence includes the following:
- the LOC115961170 gene encoding uncharacterized protein LOC115961170, with protein sequence MGGSTFSLSLILILTASMLAANMANKDWHFGFNYTNWPFKGGPPQSQNDTPGPRKIVVGGSKNWQLNFNYTDWALKNGPFYLNDTLVFKYDPPTNDSIIPHSVYLLPNLWSFSTCDLRRATMVANVTQGGDEGFEFVLKKWQPYYFACGERDGYHCNAGQMKLFVMPLFHQWH encoded by the exons ATGGGTGGTTCCACTTTTTCATTGAGCCTCATCTTGATTCTAACTGCTTCCATGTTGGCTGCTAATATGGCCAACAAAGATTGGCATTTTGGCTTTAACTATACCAATTGGCCTTTCAAAGGAGGCCCTCCCCAAAGCCAAAATGATACACCAGGACCCAGAAAGATCGTTGTAGGTGGCTCAAAGAACTGGCAATTAAACTTTAACTACACCGATTGGGCTCTTAAAAATGGCCCCTTTTACCTAAATGATACATTAG TGTTCAAGTATGATCCACCAACAAACGACAGCATAATTCCTCACAGTGTATACTTGCTACCAAACCTTTGGAGCTTCTCAACGTGCGATTTGAGAAGGGCAACAATGGTGGCCAATGTAACTCAAGGAGGAGATGAGGGATTTGAATTTGTGCTGAAAAAGTGGCAACCCTACTATTTTGCATGTGGTGAGCGTGATGGCTATCATTGCAATGCTGGGCAGATGAAGTTATTTGTCATGCCACTGTTTCATCAATGGCATTGA